The DNA segment GCCAGGTGACCGGCACCGTCAAGTTCACCCAGGTGGCAGACGGCGTGCGCGTCGAAGCGGACGTGCAGGGACTGACGCCCGGTGCCCACGGCTTTCACGTGCATGAGAAGGGCGACCTGTCGAAACCCGACCTGACCTCCGCGGGCGGCCACTTCAATCCCGAGGGCCACCCGCACGCCGCGCGGACTGCGACCGAGCGCCATGCCGGCGATCTCGGCAACCTCGAGGCGGGGCCGGACGGCCACGCGCTCGTCGACTTTGTCGACCCCAAGCTGCAGCTGACCGGGCCGCATGCGATCATCGGCCGCGCGGTGATCATTCACGCCAAGGCGGACGACCTGAAATCGCAGCCGACGGGCGACGCGGGTGGCCGCGTGGCCGGGGGCGTGATCGGGCTGGTCAGCG comes from the Opitutus sp. ER46 genome and includes:
- a CDS encoding superoxide dismutase family protein, with product MILSPRIRLGFAAAVLTALSPLALAQHDHMHGAKPPVPAGASAIAVLVPGSGSQVTGTVKFTQVADGVRVEADVQGLTPGAHGFHVHEKGDLSKPDLTSAGGHFNPEGHPHAARTATERHAGDLGNLEAGPDGHALVDFVDPKLQLTGPHAIIGRAVIIHAKADDLKSQPTGDAGGRVAGGVIGLVSEK